The following proteins are co-located in the Pyricularia oryzae 70-15 chromosome 1, whole genome shotgun sequence genome:
- a CDS encoding Delta(12) fatty acid desaturase, with translation MPSTRSTTSGIAQEKTPMRRTTTSATVESDVSAPGTAVQSPMDSPRHSASSTSLSSLSSVDAAAEKKSNESVGKLVDTYGNTFEIPDFTIKDIHDAIPKHCFERSAIRSLSYVARDMVLLATTFYVFHNYVTPEYIPSKPARAGLWAIYTVLQGLFGTGIWVLAHECGHQAFSPSKTINNTVGWILHSSLLVPYFSWQMSHSKHHKATGHIERDMVFVPRTREEHASRIGRMVHELSELTEETPIATLIHLVGQQLIGWPLYIITNKTGHNYHERQREGRGKGKKNGLFTGVNHFNPSSPLYENKDAGKVLLSDLGVGLVIAGLVYLCQTFGTQNMLVWYFIPYLWVNHWLVAITFLQHTDPSLPHYTAEEWNFVRGAAATIDREFGFVGRHLLHGIIETHVLHHYVSTIPFYNADEATDAIKKVMGKHYRSDTAGGPAGFLKSLWTSSRMCQWVEPSAEAEGSGKGVLFFRNHNKIGTPPIKMSAQ, from the exons ATGCCTTCCACCAGATCGACCACATCGGGCATTGCCCAGGAGAAGACTCCTATGAGGCGAACGACCACCTCGGCCACTGTCGAATCGGACGTCTCAGCTCCGGGAACCGCTGTTCAGTCGCCTATGGACTCGCCCCGCCACTCTGCCTCGTCCACCTCACTCTCTTCACTCTCTTCCGTTGATGCGGCGGCCGAGAAGAAATCCAACGAGTCTGTCGGCAAACTCGTCGACACGTACGGCAACACCTTTGAGATCCCTGACTTCACCATCAAGGACATCCACGATGCCATTCCAAAGCACTGCTTTGAACGCTCTGCTATTCGTAGCTTGAGCTACGTCGCCCGTGATATGGTCCTCCTGGCGACGACCTTCTACGTGTTCCACAACTACGTGACACCAGAGTACATTCCCTCGAAGCCGGCTCGTGCTGGTCTGTGGGCCATTTACACGGTGCTCCAGGGCCTCTTCGGCACCGGAATCTGGGTTCTTGCCCATGAGTGTGGCCACCAGGCTTTCTCGCCTTCCAAGACCATCAACAACACGGTTGGCTGGATTCTCCACTCGTCTCTGCTGGTTCCGTACTTCAGCTGGCAGATGTCACACAGCAAGCACCACAAGGCCACTGGCCATATTGAGCGCGACATGGTCTTTGTGCCCCGCACCCGGGAGGAGCACGCCAGCAGGATCGGCCGCATGGTCCACGAGCTGTCGGAGTTGACCGAGGAGACGCCTATTGCCACCCTTATCCACTTGGTTGGGCAGCAGCTGATCGGCTGGCCTCTGTACATCATCACTAACAAGACCGGTCACAACTACCACGAGCGCCAGCGTGAGGGCCgtggcaagggcaagaagaacgGTCTTTTCACTGGCGTCAACCACTTCAACCCCAGCAGCCCTCTGTACGAGAACAAGGACGCCGGAAAGGTGCTTCTCAGCGACCTGGGTGTCGGCCTTGTTATCGCTGGCCTCGTGTACCTTTGCCAAACTTTCGGCACCCAGAACATGCTGGTTTGGTACTTTATCCCCTACCTCTGGGTGAACCACTGGCTCG TTGCCATTACATTCCTTCAGCACACCGACCCCTCGCTTCCGCACTATACTGCCGAGGAATGGAACTTCGTCCGAggtgccgctgccacgatcGATCGCGAGTTTGGCTTCGTCGGCCGCCACCTGCTTCACGGTATCATTGAGACCCACGTCCTGCACCACTATGTCAGCACGATCCCCTTTTACAACGCCGACGAGGCTACTGATGCCATCAAGAAGGTGATGGGCAAGCACTACCGCAGCGACACTGCCGGCGGCCCTGCTGGCTTCCTTAAGTCACTCTGGACGAGTAGCCGCATGTGCCAATGGGTTGAGCCCAGCGCCGAGGCTGAGGGTAGTGGCAAGGGTGTCCTGTTCTTCCGCAACCACAACAAGATCGGCACTCCTCCTATCAAGATGTCTGCTCAGTGA
- a CDS encoding peptide transporter PTR2 encodes MSNTGTLNAEAVAKAHVPEAAIQGTEKEIMAGRGSMDVSRVKSHSRPATAQQDAIADTSDDESYADKPTEEELQTLRRVSGKIKWSLYTIAFAELCERFSYYGSAVLYTNFVVKKLPDGHPTGANPDPNGTTGALGRGPAVGQAVSLLNQFLAYIFPLVGAYVADARLGRYVTIHIAIGVSTIAHAILTAASAPEVLKNPDTSFGVFFLGLLCLCIGTGFFKANISPLLAEQNEDTRHRVETLPSGERVIVDPAITNTRIFLWFYFAINIGAVTGQISMVFVAKHYGFWLAFLLPTVLFLLAPLILWTNKKNYRLTPPTGSVLSKFLKLWMFCIKRQGLFKVSLDAGKPSNVPVEERPAWMTYDDAWVDEVRRGLLACKVFLFLPIFHLAYNQMTNNLTTQASTMVLNGAPNDLIQNLNPISIVIMVPIFDKFLYPGLRKIGFNFTPIKRMTCGFFFGAFSMVAAAVMQHYIYTMSPCGMFATSDCEAGPAPINVWAQCLPYILVGISEIFTNVTSYEYAFSKAPENMKSLVMSVNLFMSAFASALGFAWVPLSEDPLLVWNYASIAIIAFIGGLAFWFCFKHLDSQEDQLNALKKTKYVGKNQPTAAEQQKLGAPAYDENPKV; translated from the coding sequence atGAGCAACACCGGCACTCTCAACGCCGAGGCCGTGGCCAAAGCCCATGTGCCCGAGGCTGCCATCCAGGGAACTGAGAAGGAGATCATGGCCGGCCGCGGCTCAATGGACGTGAGCCGCGTCAAGTCGCACTCGCGCCCAGCCACCGCCCAACAAGATGCCATCGCCGACACCTCGGACGACGAGTCGtacgccgacaagcccacCGAGGAGGAGCTCCAGACTCTTCGTCGCGTTTCTGGCAAGATTAAGTGGTCTCTCTACACCATCGCCTTTGCCGAGCTGTGCGAGCGTTTCTCGTACTACGGATCTGCCGTCCTTTACACCAACTTTGTTGTCAAGAAGTTGCCTGATGGCCACCCCACTGGTGCCAACCCGGATCCGAACGGTACCACTGGAGCTCTCGGCAGGGGCCCGGCTGTTGGACAGGCAGTCTCGCTGCTCAACCAGTTCCTTGCCTACATCTTCCCCCTGGTCGGCGCCTACGTCGCCGACGCACGTCTCGGCCGTTACGTCACTATCCACATCGCCATCGGTGTCTCTACCATTGCTCACGCTATCCTGACCGCCGCCTCTGCCCCTGAAGTTCTCAAGAACCCTGACACCTCCTTCGGCGTCTTTTTCCTCGGTCTCCTCTGCCTCTGCATCGGTACCGGTTTCTTCAAGGCCAACATCTCGCCCCTGCTTGCCGAGCAGAACGAGGACACTCGCCACCGTGTTGAGACCTTGCCGTCGGGCGAGCGTGTCATCGTCGACCCGGCCATCACCAACACCCGTATCTTCTTGTggttctactttgctatcaaTATTGGTGCTGTCACTGGACAGATCTCCATGGTCTTTGTTGCCAAGCACTACGGCTTCTGGCTGGCTTTCCTCTTGCCCACAGTCCTGTTCCTTCTGGCCCCGCTGATCCTGTGGACCAACAAGAAGAACTACCGCCTTACTCCGCCTACCGGATCCGTTCTGTCCAAGTTCCTCAAGCTTTGGATGTTCTGCATCAAGCGCCAGGGTCTGTTCAAGGTCAGCCTCGATGCCGGTAAGCCCTCCAACGTCCCCGTTGAGGAGCGCCCAGCATGGATGACCTACGACGATGCCTGGGTTGATGAGGTCAGGCGTGGTCTCTTGGCCTGCAAGGTCTTCCTCTTCCTGCCCATCTTCCACCTGGCATACAACCAGATGACCAACAACCTGACCACCCAGGCCAGCACCATGGTCCTCAACGGCGCTCCCAACGATCTGATCCAGAACTTGAACCCTATCTCTATCGTCATCATGGTTCCCATCTTTGACAAGTTCCTCTACcccggcctgcgcaagatcGGCTTCAACTTCACTCCCATCAAGCGTATGACCTGCGGTTTCTTCTTCGGCGCCTTCTCCATGGTCGCTGCCGCCGTCATGCAGCACTACATCTACACCATGTCGCCCTGCGGCATGTTCGCCACCTCGGACTGTGAGGCGGGACCTGCGCCAATCAACGTCTGGGCTCAGTGCCTGCCTTACATTCTCGTCGGTATCTCGGAGATCTTTACCAACGTCACCTCGTACGAGTACGCTTTCTCCAAGGCCCCTGAGAACATGAAGTCGCTTGTCATGTCGGTCAACCTGTTCATGTCGGCATTTGCCTCGGCTCTTGGTTTCGCCTGGGTTCCCCTCTCTGAGGACCCCCTCCTTGTCTGGAACTACGCCTCGATTGCCATCATCGCCTTCATTGGTGGTCTCGCATTCTGGTTCTGCTTCAAGCACCTCGACTCGCAGGAGGACCAGCTCAACGCCCTCAAGAAGACCAAGTATGTGGGCAAGAACCAGCCTACCGCTGCCGAGCAGCAGAAGCTGGGTGCTCCCGCTTACGACGAGAACCCCAAGGTCTAA
- a CDS encoding T-complex protein 1 subunit beta encodes MSSFSPTQIFEEGTTEEKGENARLSAFVGAIAVGDLVKSTLGPKGMDKILQSASTGEIMVTNDGATILKSIALDNAAAKVLVNISKVQDDEVGDGTTSVSVLAAELLREAEILVGKKIHPQTIIEGYRIASRAALEALEQSAVDHSKNPEAFKKDLLAIARTTLSSKVLAQDRDHFSRLACEAVLRLKDSSDLSHIQIIKKAGGKLSDSFLDEGFILDKKIGVNQPKRLENAKILVANTSMDTDKVKIFGARMKVGSTSKLAELEKAEKDKMKAKVDKIKAHGINCFINRQLIYNWPEQLFTDAGIMSIEHADFDGIERLALVTGGEITSTFDHPDQVKLGHCDLIEEIIIGEDTLIKFSGVAAGEACTIVLRGATEQLLDEAERSLHDALAVLSQTVKEPRTTLGGGCAEMVMAKAVEGAATRVEGKRQMAVASFATALRQLPTILADNAGLDSGELVARLRKAIYDGMTTYGLDLMTPGGGIADMRDIGVIESYKLKKAVVSSASEAAELLLRVDDIIRAAPRRRERQ; translated from the exons TCGTCCTTTAGCCCAACACAGATTTTCGAGGAGGGCACGACGGAGGAGAAGGGCGAGAATGCCCGTCTGTCGGCCTTCGTCGGCGCCATCGCTGTTGGCGACCTTGTGAAGAGCACACTAGGACCCAAGGGCATGGACAAGATTCTGCAGTCAGC TTCCACCGGAGAGATAATGGTGACCAACGATGGCGCAACCATTCTCAAGTCCATCGCCCTCGACAACGCCGCTGCAAAGGTACTGGTTAACATCTCAAAAGTCCAGGATGACGAGGTCGGAGATGGCACTACATCGGTTTCCGTTCTCGCCGCAGAGTTGCTCCGTGAAGCAGAGATTCTTGTCGGCAAAAAGATCCACCCTCAAACTATCATTGAGGGATACCGGATAGCAAGCAGAGCAGCCCTCGAGGCCCTTGAGCAGTCCGCAGTTGATCACAGCAAGAACCCCGAGGCTTTCAAGAAGGATCTGCTCGCCATCGCAAGGACGACGCTCAGTTCCAAGGTGCTGGCCCAAGACCGTGATCATTTCTCTCGGCTCGCATGCGAAGCCGTCCTGCGCTTGAAGGATTCTTCAGACCTCAGTCACATTCAGATTATCAAGAAGGCAGGCGGCAAGCTCAGTGATTCATTCCTTGACGAAGGCTTCATTTTGGACAAGAAGATCGGTGTGAACCAGCCCAAGAGGTTAGAAAACGCCAAGATCCTGGTCGCCAACACATCTATGGACACGGACAAGGTCAAGATTTTCGGTGCACGTATGAAGGTCGGCTCGACAAGCAAGCTTGCAGAGCTTGAGAAGGCGGAGAAGGACAAGATGAAGGCCAAGGTCGACAAGATTAAGGCGCACGGAATCAACTGCTTCATCAACAGGCAGCTCATCTATAACTGGCCGGAGCAGCTGTTTACTGATGCGGGCATCATGTCGATAGAGCATGCCGATTTCGATGGCATCGAGCGCCTGGCTTTGGTCACTGGTGGTGAGATCACCTCAACGTTCGACCATCCGGACCAGGTCAAGCTGGGTCATTGTGATTTGATTGAGGAGATCATCATTGGCGAAGATACTTTGATCAAATTTTCGGGCGTTGCGGCTGGTGAGGCTTGCACAATCGTGCTGCGTGGTGCTACGGAGCAGCTGTTGGATGAAGCCGAGCGCAGCTTGCACGATGCCCTGGCCGTCTTGTCACAAACAGTGAAGGAGCCTCGTACTACTCTTGGCGGCGGTTGCGCCGAGATGGTTATGGCCAAAGCGGTGGAAGGTGCGGCAACGCGCGTTGAGGGCAAGAGACAGATGGCAGTCGCATCTTTTGCCACGGCACTACGCCAGCTTCCCACTATCCTGGCCGACAACGCTGGTCTTGACTCTGGCGAGCTCGTTGCTCGGTTGCGCAAGGCTATCTACGATGGAATGACAACATACGGACTGGATTTGATGACACCCGGTGGTGGCATTGCAGACATGCGAGACATTGGCGTCATCGAGAGCTACAAGTTGAAGAAGGCCGTGGTGTCATCTGCCAGTGAGGCAGCTGAG CTTCTGTTGAGAGTGGACGACATCATCAGGGCAGCTCCCAGGAGGCGAGAGAGGCAGTAG